GTTAGTTGAGGTCTGCCAAAACGAATCGCTTCCCATAAAAGCAGGAAAAATGCTTTCCAATCACGAGTACGAGCAGCTCGCGCACTCACTTCTGCCAAAATAAAAGAGGAATAAGCGCGAGGAGTCACTAAGTCGCGTTTTGCTCTAATCCAGTCTAATGAAAATTGCCAATTGTTGCTGCTACTTAAAGTAGGACGTGCATCTCCTATATACCAAATAGAGAGAACTTCTGGTACAAACTCGACTCCTACCCCCTCTACACTCATGGCTCGTAATATCCAGTCCCAATCATCGTGTCTTTGAATCGTAGTGGAAAAAGGAACTTTTTCTAATAACTCTTTTGCTGTAAAAATGGTTGAAGATTGAATAAGCCCTTCTCCTTGAAATAAGGTCTTGCGAACAAACAAATATTCACTCAATGCCTCTGATGGCTGAGGAAATCTTCTAGGCCAAATAGAATCTCCTTGAGGTGTTTGAGCTTTCAAATAACAGGAGATAATAGGAAACTTATACTGGGAAAGCCTAGCAGTTTCAAGTTGCATTTCTAATTTTTGGGGCATCCATTCGTCATCGTCATCTAAAGAAGCAACCCATTTGGCAGAAGCTGCAGCAATTCCAGTATTTCGTGCTACACGACAACCTTGATTGGTAGGCAATTCTATCGCTCTCAGTCTGGAGTCATCAATTTCTGATAACACAGTCTGAGTTTCTGGCTGCGGACCGTCAATGACAACGATGACTTCGATTTCTTTGAGGGTTTGTGCTAGAGCACTCATAACCGCTCGTTTAACTAACTGGGGTCTGCGATACGTAGGGATAACTACGCTGACTAAAGGTTCCAAGTCAATTCCCTCCTGATTCTTTTCTTAAAAATAGCAGTACTAATATAACGTCTGTTTTCTTTATTCAAAGAAGCTTTGTTCCCAGACGCTAGGGATTGTAATGCGTGGTCATTATCTCGGATAAATGCACTTATAAGAGTTTAAAAACCTGATATTTTTTTTAGAGAACAAGCTAATAACAGTTATGGCACTTTTTTTCTAAAGTGGCATCCCAAATATTTCGTAATTTGAAAACTTTTTTTCAAATTGTGCTTGAAAATCAACAGCTATTCTAGATTAATAACTTTGTCAACCGAAAAAATACGGCTATGCTTGACTATTGCTCAAACCTTTGAGGAGGATAGATAAAGATAAAATTGCTTACCTCATACCAATGGAAACAAAAATGGGATAGCTAGTTGGGTGAAATTAAATCTAGGCAAGGCTTTCTCAATCCAAAATCCAAAATCTAAAATCCAAAATCGTATTAAATTGATGGGCTACTAGAATACAGTACAGGTGCAACTGATACGGGGATTTCCTGTTCTTGATTGCGGTTGTTGAAATTTAAGTACGAGTTACTAACAGGAACAGCAAGTTCTGGATTGAAAGTGTCAATTGATGGCAAAAGTTCTACTCGTAGTGGAGCATAAAGCTTGCCCAAAGCAACCTGCAGCGCAAAAGCTGGATTACCAAGCAAATAACGTGCTGCCAAACGTTTTGGTTCGCGGCACAAACGATACAGCCACTCTAAACCTAAATCAGAAAGGGTTGATGGGCAATCAGGTACAACACCTGCAAGTCTGTCAATCACTGCTCCACCAAGCAAAATGGCATTGACATCTAAGCGAAGGCGATGCTCGTACACCCATTTTTCTTGAACTGGCATTCCCATACCCACTATTAATATGTTGGGTTTTTCTCGATTGATTTTCTGAACGACAGCTTGGTTCTGCTGTGAGTCTTGCTTGTC
This genomic interval from Scytonema hofmannii PCC 7110 contains the following:
- a CDS encoding WecB/TagA/CpsF family glycosyltransferase — its product is MKNKVQELPNLNIYLLERRITCMTIPSLVEAIYTACVSNKKITVANYNVHSFNLSMQLPWYYNFLQSSEIVNCDSVGILKAISYMGLNLPLEYRASYTLMMPKLLEKCNEKGLSVFLLGTKPQYLETALENLRKQYPNAKFAGHHGYFDKQDSQQNQAVVQKINREKPNILIVGMGMPVQEKWVYEHRLRLDVNAILLGGAVIDRLAGVVPDCPSTLSDLGLEWLYRLCREPKRLAARYLLGNPAFALQVALGKLYAPLRVELLPSIDTFNPELAVPVSNSYLNFNNRNQEQEIPVSVAPVLYSSSPSI
- a CDS encoding glycosyltransferase family 2 protein → MEPLVSVVIPTYRRPQLVKRAVMSALAQTLKEIEVIVVIDGPQPETQTVLSEIDDSRLRAIELPTNQGCRVARNTGIAAASAKWVASLDDDDEWMPQKLEMQLETARLSQYKFPIISCYLKAQTPQGDSIWPRRFPQPSEALSEYLFVRKTLFQGEGLIQSSTIFTAKELLEKVPFSTTIQRHDDWDWILRAMSVEGVGVEFVPEVLSIWYIGDARPTLSSSNNWQFSLDWIRAKRDLVTPRAYSSFILAEVSARAARTRDWKAFFLLLWEAIRFGRPQLTDIFLCLGMWLIPTEKRTWLRLLLTKKPKPLPNQTPSEGSGYESVGV